In the genome of Anabaena cylindrica PCC 7122, the window CCTCCGGTGGGAGTAACATAAGCATTTAAAGCCATATTTTGACCTTTAAAGGGAGCTACTCGCCAGCCACGACGGGATAAAATGCGGCAAATAGCTGTAGTTAACAGTGATTTCCCTGCGTGGGATGTTGTCCCCACTACCATAATTGCTTTCATAATTTGACTATTAGTATTTTTGGCGATGGTGCGGCAATTGGAGGATTGAACCCTGTTATAGCAATTTGCTGATCAAACTTTAAAAAGAGCAGATCAATACATAGGGTTAAGTTTGCTACTTCTTTACCCCAGTTTTTACTTTTCCTTGCTTATCTTAACCGGTTAATTTTTAATCTAGAATGGTAGTCGAAACCAACGAGTTAGGGCATCATCTAAGCGATCGCACCATGACGGTGTACGCCAATTATGTTCGGTAATTTTTTCTAGCAACTGATGACCAAGGGGAGTGAGGCGAAAACCGTCTGTAATGCCTTGTCCATCGACTTCTCGCCGTAGGACTCCGACTTCAATCAACCAATCGAAAGCGTTATCACAGTTCAATTCTGATAAAGGGCGTTTGGTGTAACCTTGTTTAACACCTTTTTCCATAGCGATCGCACTCACGGAAACACTCTGAGTCCGCATGGCTGTAAATAAACTGAGATCAAAGGGTGAACAAATGAGCGATCGCTCGGCTCTTAAGAGTGTTTTTGGGGTATAAACAAAGGGTTTAGGGTTGGAAAAATCAATAGTAGGCATAGGTAACAGGTGACAGGTGACAGGTGACAGGTGAAAGGAAGAGGTAAGAGCTAGAAAAGGTTATTTTCTGTTGTCTGTTCCCAGTCACCTGCTGTATCAGGAATCAAAGCAGATTCCCATAACAATTTCTATAAATATTGTAAATTACTGTAAAATTTCAAGTGCATCAACAATCTGAAACAGGAAAGGTTAATTATGCCACTAGCAGTTGGTACAGATGCGCCTGCATTTACCGCTAAAGATACAAACGGCAACACAGTTTCATTATCTGATTTTGCTGGTAAGACGGTAGTTGTGTATTTCTACCCCAAAGATGATACGCCAGGCTGCACCAAACAAGCTTGTAGTTTCCGGGATGCCCAACCTGAATATCAAGGTAAAAATGTTGTGGTATTGGGAGTTAGTGCTGATGATGAGGCTGCCCATCAAGCATTCACCGCTAAATATAATCTGAATTTTCCCTTACTAGTTGACACCGACAAAGCCCTCATCAGCGCTTTTGATGTTGATGGTGGCGGTTATGCCAAGCGCGTCACTTTCGTAATTGACCCCAATGGTAAAATCATTCATGTTGACAGTGCTGTGAACACTAGTACCCACGCTAGTGATGTTTTAGCAGTACTGGGCTTGTAGTTTTTCATAACAGCACTCAGCTAACTGACCGAATTTTAGATTTTCAATCTAAACAAATCCAAAATCCAAGATTGTTTGACCTCAACTCCCACCAAATCAAGGTTAGGAGTTGAGGTTTTGAGTTTTCATTTATCTGACGGTAATAATAGCCTCGATGGTGTATTTTCTCCAGATGTAGTCAAGGTTGAAGATGGATTTTGCCGTTGCTGACCTTGAATTAGTTTTTCTTGTCTAGCTTTAAATGCTGCTGCTGCGTCATCCAACTTTTGATTCTGTTGATCAGGATTCCAGTTGAGTGTTCCAAAATTGGCCTGATGAATCAGGTTAAACATATTGAAATCTGAACCATTACCGGAGAAATTGGTATTGCGTTCGCTCTCCAAACCACCAAGAGGTTGATTAAGATCAGCTAAACTAGGTTGTGCTACTAGCAGGGAAGCAAAGCTAATTCCCGCAAAAGTCGCAACTAAAATTTTGTGAACTGGTAAAAATGGTCTTTTCATGAAATTTCCCCTCGTATTTGACTGAGTTAATGATGCTTCTATCTTAAGCAAGAGTTTTGCGTAATTGGGGTTGAATGGCGAGTAAAGCCACCAACGCAAAACCTACTAAGACTAACAATGCTCCCCCAAAGGTAACATCACCCCAAAAAGCGTGCATGACGATATCATTTAATCCCCAAGTGCTATGAAGGTATAAATAGCGAATTGGTTCAATTGCATAGCTAAGAGGATTGAGGGTAGCGATGACCTGCAACCAACTAGGCATAAAGGATAATGGTGCTAAAGCTGTGCTGGCGAAGAGTAAAGGCAGGTTAGTAACAAAAATTACTGCGATCAGTTCAATGTGACCGGGTAAAGCAAAAGCCAAACCGAGAGAAATAGCGGTGACACCCAAAGCCAGAAGTAAGACAATGAGAGCGATCGCACTTAACCCAGCCGCATCCGGTAAACCAGCCCCTAAAAACGCCGCTGCTGCCACAATTACAGCCGCTTGCAGTAAACTTTGGCTAATAATAAAGATAGCAGAGGCAAAGACAATCGAGAAGCGAGAAGCTAAAGGTGCAACCAGTAACCGATTTAAAAAACCAAATTCCCTGTCGAACATCACAGGTAAACCGGCATTCAAAGCCCCAGCAAAAGCGGTAAAAACAATTACACCAGCTGCCAAAAATTGACCGTAATTTGTCGTACTTCCAAATAAACCTTTAGGGGCATTTTGAAATAATGCACCAAATAAAACCAACCACATCACCGGTTGAATAATTCCTGCTACCAGACTAGAAGGACGGCGTTGTAATTGGATAAATAGACGACGAGTTAAAGCCAGAGTTTCTTGAACTAATTCACCAAAGAAACTGGGAGTGGTTTCAGTAACAACCGTAGGTGCGGCTAATTGTTGCCAATTCATATCAGTCTTCATAGCGATTTTGTCCAAAGTTCAAATACACAGTGATAAAATTAATCAGTAAAGATTATAAATATTCTGCAATTTTTAATAAGCAAAGAATATTTATAATTCTTAACACCATATTATAACAAAAAATCATTGATAGACTATTCACAAATTAATCACCTACAGCGGATTTCATTTAAATGAGATACAAACTTGAACAATGAAACTTTTGTGGTGCGGGCATCTTGCCCGCTAGATATGTACCTTATAACCGCGAAATCCGCTGTAAGTCAATTAGTGTTTTTTGTGTTTCGATAAACTCTCTGATTAGAGTAATCAACAGTTAAAGTTTTATGACTCGACAGCCACATGATCAATTTGCAAAAGAATATTTACAGGAGTTATTAACTTCTTTAGGTAATGCAGAAACCGGCAAAGATGTTAAAAGCGAAGTTCGGGAAATAGATGTTTGGTTTGTTCCCAATAATTCAAATCCGTCTGATAAGTTGGAATTAGAATTATTAGCAAAAATGGCAGTCACAAGCTGTCTATTTGAACCGTTTCGTAATGCTCCAAGTGAAATAGAGATTAGGAGTTGTTTGCTAAAATTATATACCGTTCATAGCGATTTATTGCGACAAGCTAAACGAGAAAAACGGTCTATATCTGAAGGACAATTACCATATTTATGGATTTTAACCCCTTCATGTTCTGTGAGAATGCTGAACGGATTTAGCGCACAACTGCAAAACTCACCTAGTTGGGGTGAAGGGGTTTATTTTTTGCCAGAATTCTTAAAAACAGCTATTGTTGCTATTAATCAGTTACCGACTAGTCCAGATACTCTATGGTTAAGAGTGTTGGGAAAAGGAAAAACCCAAAAACAAGCTGTAGAAGAATTGGTTAAACTATCAGAAGATACTGAAAAATGGGATCACCTACTAGAGATTTTAGCGTCTTGGCGCAAAAATATAGAAGTGACAGATAATGTAAATGATGAAGAGAGAGAATTAATTATGAACTTATCACCAGCGTATCTCAAACAACGGGAAGAATGGCGACAAGAAGGACTGCAAGCAGGACGACAAGAAGGTAGACAGGAAGGTAGTTTAGACGGACAGCGTTTGATGGTAGTGAGTTTACTAACAGGTCGTTTTGGCGCTATAGATGAGAAATTATCTGCAATTATTACTCCTATCATGGAGCTTTCTCTACCGGAAAGGACTGACTTACTACTCAATTTGTCGAATATTTCGCGTGAGGAATTATTAGCTAGGTTTGGAAGTTGATTGCACTAAAATTGCGAGGATTTAGGAATTAGGAGAAAAAAATCTTCTTTCCATCTCTCAATTCCTAATTCCCAATTAAACTATCTCATATTTTGCTTTTTCTCCGCTTTAGGATCACGGTTAGCAACAGCAGCTAATTCCGCATCCATCAAAGTTTTTCCAGTTGCAGCCAGATAAACATCATCTAAACTAGGACGAGATTGAGCAATACCAAAAATCGGTAAACCGACATTATTTAAGGCTTGCTGAATAGTAATTAAAGCATCATTTTGGGGTGTGACTACCAAATTTAAGGAGTTACCTTGGGCGTTATTGATGATGATTTCGTGAACAAAAGGTAACGCCTCCAACAGATTTTTAGCTTTGTCTGCCTCGTCGCTGGGTGAAAATTCGCGGATACGGAGAGTAATGCGATCGCCCCCAACTTGGTCTTTTAACTGCGAAGGTGTACCATTAGCAATAACTAGACCGCGATCTATGATTGCTACCCTATCAGCTAAAGCATCAACTTCTTCTAAATAATGGCTGGTAATCACAACCGTTGTTCCCGCAGCGCGTAACTTCCGCAGAAATTCCCATACTACGAAACGGCTTTCAATGTCAAGCCCTACCGTTGGTTCATCCAACACCAACACATCTGGAGAATGAAGTAAACCAGCAGCCAAATCTAAGCGTTTGCGTAAACCACCAGAATAGGTGCCGGTTTTTTTATCAGCGTATTCTTGTAAACCCAGTAAATCTAATACATTGTTAATCCGCTGTTTGATAACTGCACGAGGAAGATGATAAAGTGCCGCTTGCAATTGCAGCAACTCCTTACCCGTCAGCATCTTATCTAAAGCCACTTCTTGAGCCACATAACCCAGCTTTTGCCGTGCTAGTTTGGGATTAGCTAACGCCGAAATTCCCGAAACCTCGATTTTGCCAGCATCAGGGGTTGTCAGCGTACACAAAGCCCGGAGAGTGGTAGTTTTCCCTGCACCATTGGGCCCGAGTAAGCCAAAGATTTCCCCAGGTTGTACCTGAAAGGAGACATCTTTGACAGCCTCAACAGTACCGTAGCATTTTTGTAGATTTTCAATTAAAACGGCGGGAGCCATGACAGCTATAATCCCTAACTATACAATTCTCAACAATCTATCTTCTATTGTACGAGTTGGGCGTTAGCTGTGATGAGTTCTGTTCTACTATTCTTGAGAAAATTTAGATTTTGCCAATCTTAGGGCTAAAACCGCTGAATTTTATGCTTACCCAGAATCAAAGAGGAACAACCCTGTATGGGGATGTGCTTATCTACGGAA includes:
- a CDS encoding ABC transporter ATP-binding protein — protein: MAPAVLIENLQKCYGTVEAVKDVSFQVQPGEIFGLLGPNGAGKTTTLRALCTLTTPDAGKIEVSGISALANPKLARQKLGYVAQEVALDKMLTGKELLQLQAALYHLPRAVIKQRINNVLDLLGLQEYADKKTGTYSGGLRKRLDLAAGLLHSPDVLVLDEPTVGLDIESRFVVWEFLRKLRAAGTTVVITSHYLEEVDALADRVAIIDRGLVIANGTPSQLKDQVGGDRITLRIREFSPSDEADKAKNLLEALPFVHEIIINNAQGNSLNLVVTPQNDALITIQQALNNVGLPIFGIAQSRPSLDDVYLAATGKTLMDAELAAVANRDPKAEKKQNMR
- a CDS encoding Npun_F0494 family protein, whose amino-acid sequence is MPTIDFSNPKPFVYTPKTLLRAERSLICSPFDLSLFTAMRTQSVSVSAIAMEKGVKQGYTKRPLSELNCDNAFDWLIEVGVLRREVDGQGITDGFRLTPLGHQLLEKITEHNWRTPSWCDRLDDALTRWFRLPF
- a CDS encoding peroxiredoxin; translation: MPLAVGTDAPAFTAKDTNGNTVSLSDFAGKTVVVYFYPKDDTPGCTKQACSFRDAQPEYQGKNVVVLGVSADDEAAHQAFTAKYNLNFPLLVDTDKALISAFDVDGGGYAKRVTFVIDPNGKIIHVDSAVNTSTHASDVLAVLGL
- a CDS encoding ABC transporter permease, with the protein product MKTDMNWQQLAAPTVVTETTPSFFGELVQETLALTRRLFIQLQRRPSSLVAGIIQPVMWLVLFGALFQNAPKGLFGSTTNYGQFLAAGVIVFTAFAGALNAGLPVMFDREFGFLNRLLVAPLASRFSIVFASAIFIISQSLLQAAVIVAAAAFLGAGLPDAAGLSAIALIVLLLALGVTAISLGLAFALPGHIELIAVIFVTNLPLLFASTALAPLSFMPSWLQVIATLNPLSYAIEPIRYLYLHSTWGLNDIVMHAFWGDVTFGGALLVLVGFALVALLAIQPQLRKTLA